Proteins encoded within one genomic window of Halodesulfovibrio sp.:
- a CDS encoding sulfite exporter TauE/SafE family protein gives MLFDSVFLVALQSALVLGFIHGINPCGHSWLVLAPFTYGAKNGSRVLSLTSGFIFGTTLACLTIGFSLGSISLAIPAAFKTVVDLSTVGILIVLGIILIVKPHLLHSHDHDHGHDHTHDHNHGHSHHHHAHHGCCGQHEDGDSACCNVHHHEELQPVTYGNTAVAVEPSFVLGQPVTAATTEQSRFVLGQKVGTAPKEHSHNQHAGCGCATSSKITKVTFWGLTVFGFINMIVPCPTVAIMYTYGLDSGSILKSTLVFLSYAIGTGITLAAVIFAIYKATNALNALNKPWIEPLVMRTAGVLTIVFAVYSYLADTNMI, from the coding sequence ATGCTGTTTGATTCTGTTTTTCTGGTTGCACTGCAAAGTGCTCTTGTGCTGGGGTTTATCCACGGTATTAACCCGTGCGGTCATTCATGGCTTGTACTTGCACCTTTTACATACGGTGCAAAAAATGGAAGCCGTGTACTGTCACTTACGTCTGGATTTATATTTGGAACAACACTGGCATGCCTGACTATCGGGTTTTCGCTTGGTTCCATCTCACTGGCGATTCCGGCTGCATTTAAGACTGTTGTCGATCTCTCCACGGTAGGAATTCTTATCGTGCTTGGGATAATCCTTATAGTGAAACCGCACCTGCTGCATAGTCACGACCATGACCACGGTCATGACCATACTCATGACCACAACCACGGGCACAGCCATCATCACCATGCTCACCACGGATGCTGCGGACAGCATGAAGATGGGGACTCTGCATGTTGCAACGTGCATCATCATGAAGAATTGCAACCGGTAACATATGGAAACACTGCTGTTGCCGTCGAACCTTCATTTGTATTAGGACAACCAGTAACTGCCGCAACGACAGAACAGAGTCGTTTTGTCCTTGGGCAAAAGGTAGGCACGGCTCCAAAAGAGCATTCGCACAACCAGCACGCAGGGTGCGGTTGCGCAACCAGCAGTAAAATTACAAAAGTTACATTTTGGGGGCTGACAGTTTTCGGGTTCATCAATATGATCGTCCCCTGCCCGACAGTAGCAATTATGTATACATACGGGCTTGATTCCGGAAGCATCCTTAAAAGTACTCTTGTATTTTTAAGTTATGCAATCGGCACAGGAATAACGCTAGCAGCTGTTATTTTTGCAATTTACAAAGCAACAAATGCCTTGAACGCACTCAATAAACCTTGGATTGAACCTTTGGTTATGCGCACAGCGGGAGTGCTGACAATCGTATTTGCAGTATACTCATATTTAGCTGATACAAATATGATCTAA
- a CDS encoding MarR family transcriptional regulator: MELEELNHAIVEFYEKLSSWEHDVVREKGLTLPQIHALEILGIHESMRMKELANWMGTTTGTLTVLIDRLEKKDYVRRCPHKTDRRSIIIELTDTGRHMFLEHDKLHMQLTETMVADLSQDERSCLQRCLEKMNKAF; the protein is encoded by the coding sequence ATGGAGCTTGAGGAGCTTAATCACGCCATAGTGGAGTTCTACGAAAAATTATCCTCTTGGGAACATGATGTTGTACGTGAAAAGGGACTCACCCTGCCACAGATTCATGCTCTTGAAATTCTCGGGATACATGAGTCCATGCGGATGAAAGAACTCGCTAATTGGATGGGTACCACCACAGGAACTCTTACAGTTCTTATCGATAGGCTCGAAAAAAAGGATTACGTACGCCGTTGTCCTCATAAAACAGACCGCCGTTCCATCATCATTGAACTCACTGATACTGGGCGACATATGTTTTTAGAACATGACAAGCTGCATATGCAATTAACAGAGACGATGGTTGCTGATTTGTCGCAAGATGAACGCAGCTGTTTACAGCGCTGTCTTGAAAAAATGAACAAGGCTTTTTAA
- a CDS encoding manganese efflux pump MntP family protein has translation MHWAELLAIAIALAVDAFAVAIAAGVRLKGASKRQTFRLAWHFGFFQAAMLIVGWLAGDAIKAYLESYAHWIAFALLLWVGVRMIMGAVKHPTRDEQAEGYDPTKGVSLIMLAIATSIDALAVGLSLSVLNHLIWFPAFVIGVTAALFTLAGLQIGKFIGSTSSLGKYAEIGGGVVLILIGINVVL, from the coding sequence ATGCATTGGGCTGAACTTCTTGCCATTGCGATTGCTCTTGCAGTGGACGCCTTTGCAGTAGCAATTGCAGCTGGAGTCCGTTTAAAAGGTGCAAGCAAGCGACAAACCTTCCGGCTTGCATGGCATTTTGGCTTTTTTCAGGCAGCAATGCTTATCGTTGGATGGCTTGCTGGTGATGCAATCAAGGCATACTTAGAGTCATATGCACACTGGATAGCCTTTGCACTTCTACTCTGGGTTGGAGTTCGCATGATTATGGGCGCAGTCAAGCATCCTACCAGAGACGAACAAGCGGAAGGGTATGATCCGACTAAAGGCGTATCCTTAATTATGCTTGCAATTGCAACATCAATTGACGCACTGGCAGTCGGCTTATCGCTCTCTGTTTTGAACCATTTAATCTGGTTCCCTGCTTTTGTAATCGGCGTAACAGCAGCATTATTTACCTTAGCAGGATTACAGATAGGCAAGTTCATCGGCAGCACATCATCACTTGGAAAATATGCTGAAATTGGCGGGGGCGTTGTCCTCATCCTTATCGGCATTAATGTAGTCTTATAA
- a CDS encoding methyl-accepting chemotaxis protein produces MRVKSIAIELIATVLLIVSLSVLSIVLYVSSSTSEIVEKIQLEAMERETKLANTSLKQFTANIDALVNYLAEQEEVINSAWVEGEDGRNLLDNILKLNKDVQAVFVFNGKGEITSGVTRSGPSLNGDTSRATLWKTKLLDGDLEKYVSEKVLSDDIIGQRLIGIGSRIYDFVDGALIGGVVVFADVGNFGKRYIDTAKFGKSGYAYVMDGTGTIIAHPNSNVIFKRSSVFDDIKQAEADGIHFLDYQYKGTQKLQRFVKNTETNWYISTTVPRDELFATADRQQLIIMCIGAVTLLCASLILLIGIRKFFAKPLVALGHYSTEIATGNFDAKLEGNFRHELHNLAEHLQKMTVDLQEQFGMSQGVLRGINFPCCVVDAENRMSFLNKELLELLGLHGNQDDFLGKTSGDVFWGDEARETPLVKAVRDGQHASREGAVERRDGKKLTTFYTVTPFYDASGKALGAFGLFYDLTEIRNAEARIVEQHEEILQVAEKIDAVSVSLEVAATSLLTQINETTSGAHIQQERASETAVAVEQMNATVLEVAKNAGNAASNTGICTDRVNEGSHAVNETVTAIAKVSGEAQELNNQMAGLGEHAQAIGHVIGVISDIADQTNLLALNAAIEAARAGEAGKGFAVVADEVRKLAEKTTSATREVGLAVNSIQSSTTSVAEVVERAVSAVVEGTEKAEVSGQLLVSIKDMMDEAFGEISAIATATEEQSATSEQISKASSEISTITDEGVQTLGAAIVAVEDLQEMVIELRALTDEMKS; encoded by the coding sequence GTGCGCGTAAAAAGTATTGCGATTGAACTTATAGCCACAGTGTTGCTTATAGTTTCGCTCTCTGTACTATCGATTGTTCTCTACGTTTCTTCGTCAACAAGTGAAATTGTTGAAAAGATTCAGCTGGAAGCAATGGAGAGGGAAACAAAGCTGGCGAATACTTCTCTTAAACAGTTTACGGCAAATATTGACGCATTGGTCAACTACCTTGCTGAGCAGGAAGAGGTTATCAACAGCGCTTGGGTTGAAGGTGAAGACGGGCGCAACTTATTGGATAATATCCTGAAACTGAATAAAGATGTTCAAGCTGTTTTTGTTTTTAACGGAAAAGGTGAAATTACCTCTGGTGTTACACGCAGCGGTCCTTCACTGAATGGCGATACCTCGCGTGCAACGCTATGGAAAACAAAATTGCTTGATGGCGATTTAGAAAAGTATGTAAGTGAAAAAGTTCTCTCTGACGATATTATCGGGCAGCGATTGATTGGAATCGGCTCACGAATTTATGACTTTGTTGATGGCGCTTTGATTGGCGGGGTTGTTGTTTTTGCGGATGTCGGCAATTTTGGTAAGCGCTATATTGATACTGCTAAGTTCGGAAAATCTGGCTATGCATACGTAATGGATGGCACTGGGACTATCATCGCGCACCCTAATAGCAATGTGATTTTTAAGCGTTCAAGCGTGTTCGATGACATTAAGCAAGCAGAAGCTGACGGTATACATTTTCTTGATTACCAATATAAAGGTACACAGAAATTACAGCGATTTGTGAAAAATACAGAAACAAACTGGTATATTAGCACCACAGTTCCGCGGGATGAACTGTTTGCAACTGCGGATAGGCAGCAGCTTATCATTATGTGCATTGGTGCTGTTACACTCCTATGTGCATCGTTAATTTTGCTTATTGGCATTCGAAAATTTTTCGCAAAGCCGCTTGTTGCTCTTGGACACTATTCTACAGAAATTGCTACTGGTAATTTTGATGCAAAGCTTGAAGGCAACTTCAGACATGAGCTTCATAACCTTGCAGAACATCTGCAAAAGATGACTGTTGACCTGCAAGAACAGTTCGGAATGTCCCAAGGCGTCCTTCGGGGAATTAATTTTCCGTGCTGTGTAGTTGATGCTGAAAATAGAATGTCCTTCTTAAACAAAGAGCTTCTTGAACTGCTTGGACTGCATGGTAATCAGGACGATTTTCTTGGAAAAACATCCGGTGATGTTTTTTGGGGTGATGAAGCCCGCGAAACTCCTTTGGTCAAAGCTGTGCGTGATGGACAGCATGCTAGCCGAGAAGGTGCTGTTGAACGTCGTGATGGTAAAAAACTTACTACGTTTTATACTGTTACTCCGTTTTATGATGCCTCAGGCAAGGCTCTTGGGGCGTTTGGGCTTTTCTATGATTTGACAGAAATTCGAAACGCAGAAGCCCGCATTGTTGAGCAGCACGAAGAGATTCTTCAGGTTGCAGAAAAAATTGATGCAGTCTCTGTTTCTCTTGAAGTTGCAGCGACAAGCTTGCTTACTCAAATTAATGAGACAACAAGCGGAGCACATATTCAGCAAGAGCGCGCATCTGAAACAGCCGTAGCCGTTGAACAAATGAATGCAACTGTTTTAGAAGTTGCAAAAAATGCTGGAAACGCTGCTTCGAATACTGGGATTTGTACCGATCGTGTGAATGAAGGTTCACATGCTGTTAATGAAACTGTTACTGCAATTGCTAAAGTTAGTGGTGAAGCGCAAGAATTGAATAACCAGATGGCGGGGCTTGGTGAGCATGCACAAGCCATTGGGCATGTCATAGGGGTTATTTCAGATATTGCTGACCAGACAAACTTGCTGGCATTGAACGCAGCTATTGAAGCGGCACGGGCTGGCGAAGCTGGCAAAGGATTTGCCGTTGTCGCAGATGAAGTTCGTAAGCTTGCGGAAAAAACAACATCGGCAACGCGCGAGGTTGGTTTAGCAGTAAATAGTATTCAAAGTTCTACCACAAGCGTCGCAGAAGTAGTCGAAAGGGCTGTATCTGCGGTTGTTGAAGGCACAGAAAAAGCTGAAGTTTCTGGTCAATTGCTTGTATCTATTAAAGATATGATGGATGAGGCATTTGGAGAAATCTCTGCTATTGCGACAGCAACAGAGGAACAGTCTGCCACTTCTGAGCAAATCAGCAAGGCTTCTTCAGAGATTAGCACCATCACAGATGAGGGTGTTCAGACTCTGGGAGCGGCTATTGTTGCAGTGGAAGATTTGCAGGAAATGGTAATAGAGCTACGGGCACTTACGGATGAAATGAAGTCCTAA